A genomic segment from Nocardia cyriacigeorgica GUH-2 encodes:
- a CDS encoding FAD-dependent oxidoreductase — translation MTQHITVIGGGLAGLTAAIACAETGAPVRLFEAHATLGGRGRATSGPYIAHDGAHVFYADGPHYTWLKARGFTAGLGWPAPRQLGRLGFRTDGRVRRIPPARMLRAQARFDLKPPVDIDFRSWASARWGEATAEHIANAISVATYDADTGRLSAAFVWGLFQRVLGPRVPAVRWVRGGWQRTVDRMVARARELGVEISTGARVDSIDTSAGPVIVATELASARRLLGDDSLTWTSGYAALLDIAVQSSPRDRSIVFDLDAGGFHESYTMQDDSIAPPGESLFQLQMPVRAGESPKDAQQRLAEFADLVIPGRTSRTTFTRTATAKGRTGALDLPGQTWRDRPAINRGGDVFLAGDMVAAPGMRGEIAINSALVAAERAVAALPARSVTRS, via the coding sequence ATGACCCAGCACATCACCGTGATCGGTGGCGGTCTGGCCGGCCTCACCGCCGCCATCGCCTGCGCGGAAACCGGTGCGCCGGTACGGCTGTTCGAGGCGCACGCGACGCTCGGTGGGCGCGGCCGGGCCACCTCCGGCCCCTACATCGCCCACGACGGCGCCCACGTCTTCTATGCCGACGGGCCGCATTACACCTGGCTGAAGGCGCGCGGGTTCACCGCTGGCCTCGGCTGGCCCGCGCCACGGCAGTTGGGGCGCCTCGGATTCCGCACCGACGGTCGCGTCCGCCGGATCCCGCCCGCGCGGATGCTGCGCGCGCAGGCACGATTCGACCTGAAACCGCCGGTGGACATCGACTTCCGCAGCTGGGCCTCGGCGCGCTGGGGCGAGGCGACCGCCGAGCACATCGCCAACGCCATCAGTGTGGCCACCTACGACGCCGACACCGGACGTCTGTCGGCGGCGTTCGTCTGGGGCCTGTTCCAGCGAGTACTCGGACCCCGCGTGCCCGCGGTGCGGTGGGTGCGCGGCGGCTGGCAGCGGACGGTGGACCGGATGGTCGCCCGGGCCCGCGAACTCGGTGTCGAGATCAGCACCGGTGCGCGGGTCGACAGCATCGACACCTCCGCCGGACCGGTGATCGTGGCCACCGAGCTGGCTTCGGCCCGGCGCCTGCTCGGCGACGACAGCCTGACCTGGACCAGCGGATACGCCGCGCTGCTCGATATCGCCGTGCAGAGTTCGCCGCGCGACCGCAGCATCGTCTTCGATCTGGATGCCGGCGGCTTCCACGAGTCCTACACCATGCAGGACGACAGCATCGCCCCGCCCGGGGAGTCGCTATTCCAGCTCCAGATGCCGGTGCGGGCCGGCGAATCACCCAAGGACGCGCAGCAGCGCCTGGCCGAGTTCGCCGATCTGGTGATCCCCGGCCGGACGTCGCGCACCACTTTCACTCGAACGGCCACGGCGAAGGGCCGCACCGGCGCGCTCGACCTGCCCGGACAGACCTGGCGCGACCGCCCGGCCATCAACCGCGGCGGCGACGTCTTCCTGGCCGGCGATATGGTCGCCGCCCCGGGGATGCGTGGCGAGATCGCGATCAACAGCGCCCTGGTCGCGGCCGAACGCGCGGTCGCCGCCCTGCCCGCCCGCAGCGTGACGCGATCATGA